In Rhodothermus marinus DSM 4252, a single genomic region encodes these proteins:
- a CDS encoding branched-chain amino acid transaminase, producing MDRHPIWFNGKLVPFEEAKIHVLSHVVHYGSSVFEGIRCYNTARGPAVFRLREHMRRLLDSARIYRMEVPYTLEELEAAALETIRASGLKACYIRPVVFRGMGSLGVNPLKNPVEVAIAVWDWGAYLGDEALEQGVDVQVSTWNRMAPNTLPAMAKAGANYANAALVKMEAVLNGYSEGIMLSVDGYVAEGSGENLFLVRDGVIYTAPLTLSILPGITRDAVITLARDLGYTVIEQPIPREALYIADELFFTGTAAEITPIRSVDRYTIGQGRRGPVTEALQRAFFEIVREGKDPYGWLTFVEVPREASVSS from the coding sequence ATGGACAGACATCCGATCTGGTTTAACGGCAAACTGGTGCCGTTCGAGGAGGCGAAGATCCACGTGCTCTCGCACGTGGTCCACTACGGTTCGTCAGTGTTCGAGGGGATCCGCTGCTACAACACGGCGCGGGGGCCGGCCGTCTTCCGGCTGCGGGAACACATGCGGCGGCTGCTTGACTCGGCCCGGATCTATCGCATGGAGGTGCCCTACACGCTGGAGGAACTGGAAGCGGCTGCGCTCGAAACCATCCGCGCCAGCGGCCTGAAGGCCTGCTACATCCGGCCGGTAGTCTTCCGGGGAATGGGAAGTCTGGGCGTCAACCCGCTGAAAAACCCGGTCGAGGTTGCCATTGCCGTCTGGGACTGGGGCGCCTATCTGGGCGATGAAGCGCTGGAACAGGGCGTGGATGTGCAGGTGAGCACCTGGAACCGGATGGCGCCCAACACGCTGCCCGCCATGGCCAAGGCCGGGGCCAACTACGCGAACGCGGCGCTGGTCAAAATGGAGGCCGTGCTGAACGGCTACAGCGAGGGCATCATGCTGTCGGTGGACGGCTACGTGGCCGAGGGCAGCGGCGAAAACCTGTTCCTGGTGCGGGATGGCGTCATCTACACGGCGCCGCTGACGCTGTCGATCCTGCCGGGCATCACGCGCGATGCGGTCATCACGCTGGCGCGTGATCTGGGCTACACGGTGATCGAGCAGCCCATCCCGCGCGAGGCGCTCTACATTGCCGACGAGCTGTTCTTCACGGGCACGGCCGCCGAGATCACGCCGATCCGGTCGGTCGATCGCTACACGATCGGTCAGGGACGGCGTGGCCCGGTGACCGAAGCCCTGCAGCGGGCGTTCTTCGAGATCGTCCGCGAGGGCAAGGATCCCTACGGCTGGCTGACGTTCGTCGAAGTCCCCCGCGAGGCAAGCGTTTCGTCCTGA
- a CDS encoding queuosine precursor transporter: MLREAYVLSRPQKVFVVCTAIFITALVLAEATASKFFTAFRLPFTLHLLGMTFDEVVMTAGVLAFPITFIVTDIMNEYFGKKGIRFVTMVGMGMVVFEFALLRLAIAVPAADISPVPQEAFETVFGATGRVILGSLTAYLLGQLADITLFHWLRRLTRGRWLWLRATGSTFGSQFIDTLVVLTVAFAGQLAFPQILAITLFNYSYKFAIAVAITPLIYLAHWLIDAYLGRELAHTLIEQAAAGTEALPFSERSEAAD; this comes from the coding sequence ATGCTGCGCGAGGCTTACGTCCTGAGCCGCCCGCAGAAGGTCTTCGTCGTCTGCACGGCGATCTTCATCACGGCGCTGGTGCTGGCCGAAGCCACCGCCTCCAAGTTTTTCACGGCCTTTCGGTTGCCCTTCACGCTGCACCTGCTGGGCATGACGTTCGACGAGGTGGTGATGACGGCCGGCGTCCTGGCCTTTCCCATCACGTTCATCGTCACGGACATCATGAACGAGTACTTCGGCAAGAAGGGGATTCGGTTCGTGACGATGGTCGGAATGGGGATGGTCGTGTTCGAGTTTGCCCTGCTTCGCCTGGCCATTGCCGTACCGGCGGCCGACATCTCCCCCGTTCCGCAGGAGGCCTTCGAGACGGTCTTCGGCGCAACCGGACGGGTCATCCTGGGTAGCCTGACGGCCTACCTGCTGGGCCAGCTCGCCGACATTACGCTGTTTCACTGGTTGCGGCGCCTGACGCGCGGCCGCTGGCTCTGGCTACGGGCGACGGGCTCGACGTTCGGATCCCAGTTCATCGACACGCTGGTGGTGCTGACGGTCGCCTTTGCCGGCCAGCTTGCCTTTCCGCAGATTCTGGCCATTACGCTGTTCAACTACAGCTACAAGTTCGCCATCGCCGTAGCCATTACGCCGCTCATCTACCTGGCCCACTGGCTCATCGACGCCTATCTGGGCCGGGAGCTGGCCCACACGCTCATCGAGCAGGCGGCGGCCGGCACCGAAGCCCTGCCCTTCAGCGAAAGATCCGAAGCAGCAGATTGA
- a CDS encoding AAA family ATPase, whose product MGQVLTELKTLGDLKEAGYRPLSVKDELRKNLIAKLRRGEEIFPGIIGYERTVIPQIQNAILGRHDMILLGLRGQAKTRIIRMLPELLDEYIPIIKGSEVNDNPFAPISKYGREMVADMGDDTPIEWLHRSRRYAEKLATPDTTIADLIGDIDPIKAANRRLTYADEEVIHFGLIPRTNRGIFAINELPDLQPRIQVGLLNILEEQDIQIRGFNIRFPLDILLVFTANPEDYTNRGNIITPLKDRIDSQIITHYPKTIEIGIAITQQEAWQERDGQVRVHVPYFFREIIEQIAFEARQSEYVDQKSGVSVRMTRAALECLISAAERRALLNGEAETTVRLSDLLFVEPAITGKIELVYEGEQEGVQNVARMLVGRAVKAIFPRYFPDPANRREGRAVYQPILDWFAKGGQVELTPELPFDEYARRLDAVEGLCALVQRYTRPATPAETASMMEFVLEALHQHSLLGKDLLDQETRYSDIMGSMLSSLGRDDDEEDEDDEFFRRYR is encoded by the coding sequence ATGGGACAGGTGCTGACCGAACTGAAGACGCTGGGGGACCTGAAGGAGGCAGGCTATCGGCCGCTGTCGGTCAAGGACGAGCTGCGCAAGAACCTGATCGCCAAGCTGCGGCGCGGCGAGGAAATCTTTCCCGGCATCATCGGCTACGAGCGAACCGTCATTCCCCAGATCCAGAACGCCATTCTGGGGCGGCACGACATGATCCTGCTCGGGCTGCGCGGCCAGGCCAAAACGCGCATCATCCGAATGCTACCCGAGCTGCTCGACGAATACATCCCGATCATCAAGGGCAGCGAGGTCAACGACAATCCGTTCGCTCCGATCTCCAAGTACGGCCGCGAAATGGTGGCCGACATGGGCGACGATACGCCCATCGAATGGCTCCACCGAAGCCGGCGCTATGCCGAAAAGCTCGCCACCCCCGACACGACCATCGCCGACCTGATCGGCGACATCGACCCCATCAAGGCGGCCAACCGCCGGCTGACCTACGCCGACGAAGAAGTCATCCACTTTGGCCTGATTCCCCGCACGAACCGGGGCATTTTTGCCATCAACGAACTGCCCGACCTGCAACCGCGCATTCAGGTGGGCCTGCTCAACATCCTGGAGGAGCAGGACATTCAGATTCGTGGCTTCAACATTCGCTTTCCGCTCGACATTCTGCTCGTCTTCACGGCCAACCCGGAGGACTACACGAACCGTGGCAACATCATCACGCCGTTGAAGGACCGCATCGACAGCCAGATCATCACGCACTACCCGAAGACGATCGAGATCGGCATTGCCATCACGCAACAGGAGGCCTGGCAGGAGCGCGACGGGCAGGTGCGCGTGCACGTGCCCTACTTCTTCCGGGAGATCATCGAGCAGATCGCCTTCGAGGCGCGCCAGAGCGAGTATGTAGACCAGAAGTCCGGCGTGTCGGTGCGCATGACGCGGGCGGCGCTCGAGTGCCTGATCTCGGCGGCCGAGCGGCGGGCCCTGCTGAACGGCGAGGCGGAAACCACCGTGCGCCTCAGCGACCTGCTCTTCGTGGAGCCGGCCATCACCGGCAAGATCGAACTGGTGTACGAAGGCGAACAGGAAGGCGTGCAGAACGTGGCCCGGATGCTCGTCGGGCGCGCCGTCAAGGCCATCTTCCCGCGCTACTTCCCGGACCCGGCCAACCGCAGGGAAGGGCGGGCCGTCTACCAGCCCATTCTGGACTGGTTCGCGAAAGGCGGGCAGGTGGAGCTGACGCCCGAGCTCCCCTTCGACGAGTACGCCCGCCGGCTGGACGCGGTGGAGGGGCTCTGCGCCCTTGTGCAGCGTTACACGCGTCCGGCCACCCCGGCCGAGACGGCGTCGATGATGGAATTCGTGCTGGAGGCGCTGCACCAGCACTCGCTGCTCGGCAAGGATCTGCTCGACCAGGAGACCCGCTACAGCGACATCATGGGCTCGATGCTCTCGTCGCTGGGCCGGGACGACGACGAAGAGGACGAAGACGACGAATTCTTCCGCCGCTACCGATGA
- a CDS encoding adenosylhomocysteinase → MDYKEGAYKVRDLSLAEAGRKRIEWAESRMPVLMHLRERYSKTQPFKGYKIAGCLHVTKETAVLIETFKACGAEVAWSGCNPLSTQDDIAAALAVAGVEIYAWHGQTVEEFYWSIERTLDRPPHLTLDDGADLIFTVHHKRPDLAQHIIGGSEETTTGVKRLRAMAADGKLLYPVFAVNDAETKWDFDNVYGTGQSTIDGILRATSVLLAGKNFVVAGYGHCGRGVAMRARGMGANVIVTEVKPTAALKAVLDGFRVMPMDEAAEIGDIFVTATGMKDVIRSRHFRKMKDGAIVCNTGHYDVELNLKELAELAVRVREVRPNNKEYLLENGRRIYVLADGRLVNLAAAEGHPSEVMDMSFANQFMAHLMLVEKHKAGEKLPPQVIDLPEELDQEIARIKLETMGIRIDTLTDEQRAYATDYTAGT, encoded by the coding sequence ATGGACTACAAGGAAGGAGCCTACAAGGTGCGGGATCTGAGTCTGGCCGAAGCGGGCCGGAAGCGGATCGAGTGGGCCGAAAGCCGCATGCCCGTGCTCATGCACCTGCGCGAGCGTTACAGCAAGACGCAACCGTTCAAGGGCTACAAGATTGCCGGCTGTCTGCACGTCACCAAAGAGACGGCCGTGCTGATCGAGACGTTCAAAGCCTGCGGCGCCGAGGTGGCCTGGAGCGGCTGCAACCCGCTTTCGACGCAGGACGACATCGCCGCTGCGCTGGCCGTGGCCGGCGTCGAGATCTATGCCTGGCACGGCCAGACCGTCGAAGAATTCTACTGGAGCATCGAGCGCACGCTGGACAGACCCCCGCACTTGACGCTCGACGACGGCGCCGACCTGATCTTCACCGTCCATCACAAGCGCCCGGATCTGGCGCAGCATATCATCGGCGGCTCGGAGGAAACGACCACCGGCGTCAAGCGGCTGCGCGCCATGGCCGCCGACGGCAAGCTGCTCTATCCGGTCTTCGCCGTCAACGACGCCGAGACGAAGTGGGACTTCGACAACGTCTACGGCACGGGCCAGTCCACCATCGACGGCATTCTGCGGGCCACGAGCGTGCTGCTGGCCGGTAAGAACTTCGTGGTGGCCGGCTACGGTCACTGTGGCCGGGGCGTCGCCATGCGGGCACGTGGCATGGGCGCCAACGTCATTGTCACCGAAGTGAAGCCCACGGCGGCCCTGAAGGCCGTGCTCGACGGCTTCCGCGTGATGCCCATGGACGAGGCCGCCGAGATCGGCGACATCTTCGTGACGGCCACCGGCATGAAGGACGTGATCCGCAGCCGCCACTTCCGGAAGATGAAGGACGGGGCCATTGTGTGCAACACGGGCCACTATGACGTGGAACTGAACCTGAAGGAACTGGCCGAGCTGGCCGTGCGCGTGCGTGAGGTCCGGCCCAACAACAAGGAGTACCTGCTCGAAAACGGCCGCCGCATCTACGTGCTGGCCGACGGCCGTCTGGTCAACCTGGCTGCGGCCGAGGGGCATCCGTCCGAGGTCATGGACATGAGCTTCGCCAACCAGTTCATGGCGCACCTGATGCTCGTCGAAAAGCACAAGGCGGGCGAAAAGCTGCCGCCGCAGGTGATCGATCTGCCTGAAGAACTGGACCAGGAGATCGCCCGCATCAAGCTGGAAACGATGGGCATCCGGATCGACACGCTCACCGACGAGCAGCGGGCCTACGCCACCGACTACACGGCCGGCACCTGA
- a CDS encoding MarR family winged helix-turn-helix transcriptional regulator yields the protein MKLSERIKQTRFASPAQEALLNILVTSSWLLNELSALMAPFGVTPTQYNVLRILRGSHPGKLTCMEIGRRMLDRTPDVTRLLNRLERAGLVTRSRASHDKRVVEVGITEKGLELLARMQPVVDVAQERLMSRLSPEELRLLSELLDRLRVDDASEEATEGATGS from the coding sequence ATGAAACTCTCGGAGCGCATCAAACAGACCCGTTTCGCTTCGCCCGCTCAGGAAGCGCTGCTCAACATTCTGGTGACCAGCTCCTGGCTGCTGAACGAACTATCGGCGCTCATGGCGCCCTTTGGCGTCACGCCCACGCAGTACAACGTGCTGCGCATTCTCCGGGGCAGCCACCCCGGCAAGCTCACCTGCATGGAGATCGGACGCCGGATGCTCGACCGCACGCCGGACGTCACCCGCCTGCTCAACCGTCTGGAACGGGCCGGTCTGGTCACCCGCAGCCGGGCCAGTCATGACAAGCGGGTGGTCGAGGTGGGCATTACGGAAAAAGGGCTGGAGCTGCTGGCCCGGATGCAGCCGGTGGTGGACGTGGCCCAGGAGCGTCTGATGAGCCGTCTCTCCCCGGAAGAGCTGCGCCTGCTCAGCGAGCTGCTGGACCGCCTGCGCGTCGACGACGCGTCGGAAGAAGCGACCGAAGGTGCGACCGGCTCCTGA
- a CDS encoding DUF2905 domain-containing protein, with the protein MAQGPLTELGRWLLLMGVVLVVLGGLLLLLGRLPQLPFGRLPGDFSWEKGNFRIYFPLGTMLLVSLVLTILLNLLLRIFR; encoded by the coding sequence ATGGCCCAGGGTCCGCTGACCGAACTGGGACGCTGGCTCCTGCTGATGGGCGTCGTGCTGGTGGTACTGGGCGGGTTGCTGCTCCTGCTGGGGCGGCTACCCCAGCTGCCCTTCGGCCGCCTGCCCGGCGACTTCAGCTGGGAGAAGGGCAACTTCCGCATCTACTTTCCGCTGGGCACGATGCTGCTGGTCAGCCTGGTGCTGACGATCCTGCTCAATCTGCTGCTTCGGATCTTTCGCTGA
- a CDS encoding T9SS type A sorting domain-containing protein, with translation MNGRLRAIVLIALLVGTGVAGLQAQPWREVLQAPATKAVPEGRIDPITGRWQARYRVRTPVAWQGSAEATARAYLRREAAHFGWRQPDRTLAVDRVRTTPYAMHVRFRQTLAGLPVYGRYVQVNLNRRGRPTLVLSGYEPRLEAYAARFDPTPRLSATEALAEARRRLAQPEAPTTTPELVVWPSEPPRLAWHFVLWPQDRPDEWVVLIDTHTGALLHVRSQAVQERPAKATRAKATAAWTSTAPLPVGLVTGEGMVFDPDPLATAGVPYGGAYADNDDADTPELNAERLVVTLPDITQGGDGLYRLEGPYVRITGDIPGIADTPYDPPAEATPDAFRYTRADDHFEAVMAYYHIDRSQRYVQQLDLGTAVLAAPIRVNPHGFGQQDNSQFYPSQNAIVFGDGGVDDAEDATVIWHEYMHALLEDAAPGLLGDNEGRALHEGWADYWAASYVRGLVEAGLVRRTDWDFVFRWDSGDGTIWEGRRIAFAGRYPEDTNCDREDTPRQSCNIYKDGLLWATVLMEIQNVLGKAVTDRLAMAAALYLSPPATFRDAAQALLQADMDYYDGAHLAVLVDRLGARGLVDPDAIRLVVRHDPNQDVRIETDHLMLQVVAVARGDSVVRVQAFYEQAGQFVPTALFQPVNDTLFEGQIPWDGIPGRIQYYLEAETAGGWVLRQPLQAPVQTYEVDVGHVATADVLQVARAGSGWRQGGAAWTVDGLRTGYTTLVLLPVSLATNADRLRLHLTHRFNFGASCEGYLESSADGGRTWEVLLPESGGTPKRPFGAASPPEGMQHTFDLSEAAGSQQWLRFTFGCAAADPSAFWTIEKLELEQATRDPELRTRHATQLLAPFPNPFRRQVSIPFTLDAVRHVRLVVYDLLGREVARLMEATLSAGSHVAIFRPEGLAAGMYLIRLEADGKVQTRSVLFLPERP, from the coding sequence ATGAACGGCCGGTTGCGGGCGATTGTACTGATCGCGTTGCTGGTGGGGACGGGCGTCGCGGGCCTGCAGGCGCAACCCTGGCGCGAGGTGTTGCAGGCCCCGGCCACGAAGGCGGTTCCGGAAGGACGCATCGACCCGATCACGGGGCGCTGGCAGGCACGCTACCGGGTGCGCACGCCGGTAGCCTGGCAGGGAAGCGCCGAGGCCACCGCTCGCGCCTATCTCAGGCGGGAGGCGGCGCATTTCGGCTGGCGGCAGCCCGACCGCACGCTGGCCGTGGACCGCGTGCGCACCACGCCCTACGCCATGCACGTGCGCTTCCGGCAGACGCTGGCCGGTCTTCCCGTCTACGGGCGCTACGTGCAGGTCAACCTGAACCGCCGGGGCCGGCCCACGCTGGTGCTCAGCGGCTACGAACCCCGGCTGGAGGCCTACGCCGCCCGCTTCGATCCGACGCCACGGCTTTCGGCGACCGAGGCCCTGGCCGAAGCGCGGCGCCGGCTGGCGCAGCCCGAGGCCCCGACGACCACGCCGGAGCTGGTGGTGTGGCCTTCGGAGCCGCCACGCCTGGCCTGGCATTTCGTACTCTGGCCGCAGGACCGGCCCGACGAATGGGTAGTCCTGATCGACACCCATACCGGCGCGTTGCTGCATGTGCGAAGTCAGGCCGTCCAGGAGCGGCCCGCAAAAGCGACCCGGGCAAAGGCGACGGCGGCGTGGACGTCCACCGCACCGTTACCGGTGGGTCTGGTCACGGGCGAAGGGATGGTGTTCGATCCCGATCCGCTGGCGACGGCAGGCGTCCCCTACGGCGGCGCCTACGCCGACAACGACGACGCCGACACACCCGAGCTGAACGCCGAGCGCCTGGTCGTCACGCTTCCCGACATCACGCAGGGCGGGGATGGCCTCTACCGGCTCGAAGGCCCTTACGTGCGCATCACCGGCGACATTCCGGGCATTGCCGACACACCCTACGACCCACCGGCCGAGGCTACGCCCGATGCCTTCCGGTACACCCGCGCTGACGACCACTTCGAGGCCGTCATGGCCTACTACCACATCGACCGCAGCCAGCGCTATGTGCAGCAGCTCGATCTGGGCACGGCGGTGCTGGCTGCGCCGATCCGGGTGAACCCACACGGCTTCGGCCAGCAGGACAACTCGCAATTCTATCCCTCGCAGAACGCGATCGTCTTCGGCGATGGTGGCGTGGACGATGCCGAGGACGCCACGGTGATCTGGCACGAGTACATGCACGCGCTGCTGGAGGACGCAGCGCCGGGTTTGCTCGGCGACAACGAAGGGCGCGCGCTCCACGAAGGGTGGGCCGACTACTGGGCGGCCTCCTATGTGCGCGGATTGGTCGAAGCCGGTCTGGTGCGCCGCACGGACTGGGACTTCGTCTTTCGCTGGGACAGCGGCGACGGAACGATCTGGGAAGGACGACGCATCGCCTTCGCCGGCCGCTATCCGGAAGACACCAATTGCGATCGGGAGGACACGCCCCGCCAGTCCTGCAACATTTACAAGGACGGGCTGCTCTGGGCGACCGTGCTCATGGAGATTCAGAACGTGCTCGGAAAGGCCGTCACCGACCGGCTGGCGATGGCGGCCGCGCTGTATCTGAGTCCGCCGGCCACGTTCCGGGATGCGGCGCAGGCGCTCTTGCAGGCCGACATGGACTATTACGACGGGGCGCACCTGGCCGTGCTGGTTGATCGGTTGGGCGCCCGCGGGCTGGTCGATCCGGACGCCATTCGGCTGGTTGTGCGCCACGATCCGAACCAGGATGTGCGCATTGAGACCGACCATCTAATGCTGCAGGTGGTGGCCGTCGCCCGGGGCGACTCGGTAGTGCGGGTACAGGCCTTCTACGAGCAGGCCGGGCAATTCGTCCCGACGGCCCTGTTTCAACCTGTCAACGACACGCTCTTCGAAGGACAGATTCCCTGGGACGGCATCCCGGGGCGCATCCAGTACTACCTGGAGGCCGAGACGGCCGGCGGCTGGGTGCTGCGCCAGCCGCTTCAGGCCCCGGTGCAGACCTACGAGGTGGACGTGGGGCATGTGGCGACGGCCGACGTGCTGCAGGTGGCACGGGCCGGCTCCGGCTGGCGACAGGGAGGCGCCGCCTGGACCGTGGATGGCCTGCGGACAGGCTACACGACGCTGGTGCTGTTGCCCGTGTCGCTGGCCACCAATGCCGATCGACTGCGGCTGCACCTGACACACCGGTTCAATTTCGGCGCAAGCTGCGAGGGCTATCTGGAAAGCTCGGCCGACGGCGGTCGCACCTGGGAGGTGCTGTTGCCTGAAAGCGGCGGCACCCCGAAGCGTCCCTTTGGCGCGGCGAGTCCGCCCGAGGGCATGCAGCACACGTTCGATCTCTCGGAGGCGGCGGGTAGCCAGCAGTGGCTGCGGTTTACCTTTGGCTGCGCGGCGGCCGATCCAAGTGCCTTCTGGACGATCGAAAAGCTGGAGCTGGAGCAGGCCACGCGCGACCCCGAGCTGCGCACGCGCCACGCGACGCAACTGCTGGCGCCTTTCCCGAATCCGTTCCGCCGGCAGGTTTCGATTCCCTTCACGCTGGACGCCGTCCGGCACGTGCGACTGGTCGTCTACGACCTGCTGGGACGCGAGGTGGCCCGGCTCATGGAGGCCACGCTGTCGGCAGGCAGCCACGTGGCCATTTTCCGTCCGGAAGGACTGGCGGCCGGCATGTACCTGATCCGGCTGGAGGCGGACGGAAAGGTTCAGACGCGTTCTGTGCTGTTTCTTCCGGAGCGCCCGTGA
- a CDS encoding pseudouridine synthase, translating to MRKPVRHILFWKPYGVLSQFTDREGRPTLKDYIDVPDVYPVGRLDMDSEGLLLLTNDGLLKYRLLHPRYGHWRTYWAQVERIPDDEALRRLAEGVVIAGGYRTRPARVRRIEPPELPPRPVPIRYRKTVPTYWLEISIREGKNRQVRRMTAAVGHPTLRLVRVAIGPLRLDGLEPGHWRPLTPDEEAALYRLCRLKPPVDQ from the coding sequence ATGCGCAAACCGGTCCGTCACATTCTGTTCTGGAAGCCCTACGGCGTCCTGAGCCAGTTCACCGATCGGGAAGGACGCCCGACGCTCAAGGACTATATCGACGTGCCGGACGTCTATCCGGTCGGGCGGCTGGACATGGACAGCGAAGGGCTGTTGCTGCTCACCAACGACGGGTTGCTCAAGTACCGGCTGCTGCACCCGCGGTACGGGCACTGGCGCACCTACTGGGCGCAGGTCGAACGCATTCCCGACGATGAGGCGCTCCGACGCCTGGCCGAGGGCGTGGTGATCGCAGGCGGCTACCGGACCCGTCCGGCCCGTGTGCGCCGCATCGAGCCGCCGGAGCTGCCGCCACGCCCTGTGCCCATTCGCTACCGCAAGACGGTGCCCACCTACTGGCTGGAGATTTCCATCCGGGAAGGCAAAAACCGGCAGGTACGCCGCATGACGGCCGCCGTGGGACACCCCACGCTTCGGCTGGTCCGCGTGGCCATCGGGCCGTTGCGCCTCGACGGCCTGGAGCCCGGCCACTGGCGTCCGCTCACGCCCGACGAAGAGGCCGCCCTCTACCGGCTCTGTCGCCTGAAACCTCCTGTTGACCAATAA
- a CDS encoding GNAT family N-acetyltransferase produces the protein MKVPATDLAFRIREATPDDAETLVELILELADYEKLRHEARPDPEALRAHLHPDASPRCEALLAEDPATGEALGFALFFANYSTFLTRWGIHLEDIYVRPAYRGRGIGFALLKRVAEIAVARGAKRLEWQVLDWNEPALRFYRKLGARPMQEWITMRLSGEALERLGRDGTDV, from the coding sequence ATGAAAGTCCCTGCGACGGATCTTGCGTTTCGCATTCGCGAGGCGACGCCGGACGACGCCGAAACGCTTGTCGAACTGATTCTGGAGCTGGCCGACTACGAAAAGTTGCGCCACGAGGCCCGGCCCGATCCCGAGGCGCTTCGGGCGCACCTGCACCCGGACGCTTCGCCCCGCTGCGAGGCGCTCCTGGCCGAAGATCCGGCGACCGGCGAGGCGCTGGGCTTTGCCCTTTTCTTTGCGAACTATTCAACCTTTCTGACCCGCTGGGGCATTCACCTGGAAGATATTTACGTACGGCCGGCCTACCGCGGACGCGGGATCGGGTTTGCATTGCTGAAGCGGGTGGCCGAAATTGCCGTCGCGCGCGGCGCGAAGCGGCTGGAGTGGCAGGTGCTCGACTGGAACGAGCCGGCGCTCCGCTTTTACCGGAAGCTGGGCGCGCGTCCGATGCAGGAATGGATCACGATGCGGCTGAGCGGCGAGGCGCTGGAGCGGCTGGGACGGGATGGAACGGATGTGTGA
- a CDS encoding S1C family serine protease, producing MRRALPLLGLLLLPLIEVGCSQNAHSERPEPAAPQVVADTVDVQTQLYRSRETAITRAVREVSPAVVSINVLEVQRVLYRDPFADFFNDPIWEFFFGGPRSRIIERQIHAIGSGFVISPDGYIVTNDHVVGNATKITVSFPDGRAMDAELVGTDPVTDIALLKVNPDRPLPYLRFSRSEPIVGEWVIALGNPYGLFEAAPPTVTVGVVSAVGRNLPAQNGRLYRDMIQTDAAINQGNSGGPLVNALGEVIGMNAAIYTETGGSVGIGFAIPADKIQRIVAELKEKGYVDRSYYTGLYVRDLTPRIAQALGAPDTRGVFVTDVDPGSPADEAGLRPYDVIRSFGGTPVANSDDLRARLFDFRPGDRVQVEVLREGKRLTLEMRIGRQESSRR from the coding sequence ATGCGACGCGCCCTTCCACTACTGGGATTGCTGCTGCTGCCGTTGATCGAAGTCGGGTGTTCACAGAATGCCCATTCCGAAAGGCCGGAGCCGGCCGCGCCTCAGGTGGTGGCCGATACCGTGGATGTACAGACCCAGCTTTACCGCTCGCGGGAGACGGCCATCACGCGGGCCGTGCGCGAGGTCTCGCCGGCCGTGGTCAGCATCAACGTGCTGGAAGTGCAGCGTGTGCTGTATCGCGATCCGTTTGCCGACTTTTTCAACGACCCGATCTGGGAGTTCTTCTTCGGAGGGCCGCGCTCGCGCATCATCGAACGCCAGATTCACGCGATCGGCTCGGGCTTCGTCATCTCGCCGGACGGCTACATCGTCACGAACGACCACGTGGTGGGGAATGCCACAAAGATTACCGTCTCGTTCCCCGACGGCCGGGCCATGGATGCCGAGCTGGTGGGCACCGATCCGGTCACGGACATTGCGCTGCTGAAGGTGAACCCGGACCGGCCGTTGCCCTACCTGCGCTTCAGCAGGAGCGAGCCGATCGTGGGCGAATGGGTGATCGCGCTGGGCAATCCGTACGGGCTGTTCGAGGCGGCCCCGCCGACGGTGACGGTGGGCGTGGTCAGTGCGGTGGGACGCAACCTGCCCGCCCAGAACGGCCGGCTCTACCGCGACATGATCCAGACCGACGCGGCCATCAACCAGGGCAACTCGGGCGGACCGCTGGTGAACGCGCTCGGCGAGGTGATCGGCATGAACGCGGCCATTTATACGGAAACGGGCGGCTCGGTGGGCATCGGCTTCGCCATTCCGGCCGACAAAATCCAGCGCATTGTGGCCGAGTTGAAGGAGAAGGGCTACGTGGACCGCTCCTACTACACGGGCCTGTACGTGCGGGATCTGACGCCGCGGATTGCCCAGGCGCTGGGCGCGCCCGATACGCGCGGCGTGTTTGTGACCGACGTCGATCCCGGCTCGCCCGCCGACGAAGCCGGTCTGCGGCCCTACGATGTGATCAGATCGTTTGGCGGCACGCCCGTCGCCAACAGCGACGACCTGCGGGCCCGACTGTTCGACTTCCGGCCCGGCGACCGCGTGCAGGTGGAGGTGCTGCGCGAAGGAAAGCGCCTGACGCTGGAAATGCGCATCGGACGCCAGGAGTCGTCACGGCGATGA